GGTAGAGCAAATGCAATGGGTTGGACAATGTTTGCTCTCACATTTGCTCTCTCTTTAATAAGTATAAGATCACTCAGAGAGAAAGCTTAGGAGGGGTTAGGTTGTGAGGCTGAAATATCTTAATAAAACTATCGTCTATATGTTATTAATCATTTGGGCGCTGCTATCCATCTATCCTCTGCTTTGGATGATCGGTGCTTCCCTTAAGGACCAGGCAGAAGTGTTCTCTAGTTATTCTTTATTTCCGGACAATGTATGGCATTGGAATACTTATGTAGAGGTATGGAATCGAATAGAGTTTTTCAAATATTTTCTCAACAGTGTTAATGTGACCTTCTGGACTTTAGTGGGTATTATTCTTTTGTTCACGATGGCAGGCTTTGCATTTGCAAAGCTAGAATTTAAGGGGAAGTCATTCCTGTTTTACATGTTTTTGGGCATGATGTTTGTACCGGGAATTACGGTATTAATCCCTCTTTATTTAACAGAAAGCTCATTGCATCTACTAGACTCTCATCTTGGGTTGATCTTACCGATGGTGAATGGTTCAGCACCGATTGCTATCTTTTTATTTCGAAATTATTTCCGTTCCATTCCTCATGAGATTTATGAATCTGTGAAAATGGAAGGCGCAAGCATATTCAGAATACTGTTCCAGATTTATATTCCATTAGCTGTACCTGCCATAGCAACCATTACAATTATGAACTTCCTTAGTTCATGGAATTCGCTAGTATTACCGATGGTTTTGCTTAATAGCCAGAAATTATTCACCTTACCTTTGGCAATCATTTTTCTAGATACAGGCGTATTTCGTCAATGGAATGTATTAATGGCGGGTTCATTAATCGCGGTTGGGCCTGTCATTCTAGCCTTCATCTTCTTCCAAAAGTACTATATTCAAGGGTTGTCCTCAGGTGCAATTAAATCATAACTAAGGAGTGTTCGAATATGAATCTTATTCCTACAACTGCGGGAACATCGTTGAATTATTGGTGTACTTGGGCGACACAGAATTTTGGGCGAGAGGATCAGCTTGATGAAGCAGTGGATGCTTCTAAGTTCGAAGGGGACCAAGGAGCGCAATTAAGCAGAAACTATCTGAATGAAGAAATTGTATTTGGAGAAAACGGTTGGATTCATCAGTTCCCAGAAATAAGAAGCGATCTTTACTTTATGTTTGATTATGGTTGGGATGTTCCGTACAACGATAATTCAGGTCAAGGAGATTGGGTTTTCGGTTCACTTGAGCTTTCGGAGGAACGTTTTCCATCCTGCTCAGGGATTCCAGAAGAACGATTGAAGAAGCTTAATGATAAGGTGAAGTCTTATGGGTGGAAGGGGGCAGGGCTTTGGATTGCCGCCCAAGCCATTGGTGACGGTGAAAATGGTGTGCGGATGGAAGAAGATCTGCTGGAGCCTTATTGGTGCGAGCGTTTACGTTGGAGTCGCGAGGCTGGTATTGAATATTGGAAGGTTGATTTAGGAGCAAGAGCGGACAGCCTATCCTTTCGCGAATGGTTAACAGAGTTGGGTAGAAGAGAAGCTCCCAATCTACGAATTGAACACGCAGTTTGCGTAGGTCCGCTTAATAATGAGCAGGGCTCCGGTCATTTCGCACAATGGGGAGAGATTCCTGATAAGTTTGTCTCTGCTGCTCAATTCTCTGATGTATTTCGTTCCTATGATGTACTGACCCAAACATCGGTGGCTACAACGCTGGATCGACTCGCTTATGTATTTCAACATGCCGTTGCACGACCTGACCGCATAGGTATTGTTAATTGTGAAGATGAAGTTTACATAGGGGCGGTATTGGGCTGTTCAATTGGTATTATGCGTTCCACCTATTGGATCGCTCCGATCGTTCCAGGTTATTGTCCTCAGCTGCAGCACAAGCGAATGGCAGAAACAACACGGGCTGTGCATTGGCAAAGAATCGCCCCTAACTTCGGGCTTGGGGAAGGTCAACTGCAAGTCAGTAATGAAATTCTGCAGGATACTTGGTTCTGTGAAAAGGGAGACACTTGGGCAGGCTGGCTCATTGGTAAAGAAGTCTTGCAGCATGCACCTGCTGTCTTGGCACGAGGAATGGAGTGTCCAACCGTTCAATCGGAGGGAGAGGCGCCATTCGTCATTGCATCCAAGCACCCTAATGGTGCTATTGCGATAGCTACACTCCCTCGTACCACTAAGGCAAAGGGTATTTACTATCCCATAGCTGATATAAAGGTAAACATTGGAGAAGGGAAGCATCCCATT
This portion of the Cohnella abietis genome encodes:
- a CDS encoding carbohydrate ABC transporter permease, which translates into the protein MRLKYLNKTIVYMLLIIWALLSIYPLLWMIGASLKDQAEVFSSYSLFPDNVWHWNTYVEVWNRIEFFKYFLNSVNVTFWTLVGIILLFTMAGFAFAKLEFKGKSFLFYMFLGMMFVPGITVLIPLYLTESSLHLLDSHLGLILPMVNGSAPIAIFLFRNYFRSIPHEIYESVKMEGASIFRILFQIYIPLAVPAIATITIMNFLSSWNSLVLPMVLLNSQKLFTLPLAIIFLDTGVFRQWNVLMAGSLIAVGPVILAFIFFQKYYIQGLSSGAIKS